A single region of the Mercenaria mercenaria strain notata chromosome 6, MADL_Memer_1, whole genome shotgun sequence genome encodes:
- the LOC123550487 gene encoding lipase ZK262.3-like: MTNSIVFLCRGRPSCDSYSDCEICTEHKSWNGFRCRWCPLDEECHAYASLQNSCWEEHNVKQPSDCSAYNKPYGVYDPEIAYSATLLSAIAYSDTPTKCMNSIFPDGGFELLYAIGRRCEDLSLFEYEECYTYTGISHKMKMLVLAYRGTTTTYGKQQLYDEIVSVLATPKTSFLELGEVQYYFKQAHDKLFPCVRSSIEEIVRQNPDYDVVITGHSLGGAIASLSAASLIYTGIVRENKLSLYTF, encoded by the coding sequence atgactAACTCTATTGTTTTCTTATGTAGGGGAAGACCTAGTTGTGATTCCTATTCAGACTGTGAAATATGCACGGAACACAAATCATGGAATGGGTTTAGATGTCGCTGGTGCCCATTAGATGAAGAATGTCACGCATATGCATCTCTTCAGAACTCATGCTGGGAGGAACATAATGTCAAGCAGCCGTCAGATTGTTCAGCATACAATAAGCCGTATGGTGTGTACGACCCGGAAATTGCATATTCAGCTACTCTTCTGTCAGCGATAGCTTATTCCGATACTCCGACAAAATGCATGAATAGCATTTTTCCTGATGGTGGCTTTGAACTATTATACGCTATTGGTCGCAGATGCGAGGACCTTTCTTTGTTTGAATATGAGGAATGTTATACGTACACAGGTATCTCGCATAAAATGAAGATGTTAGTACTTGCCTATCGTGGGACTACTACTACTTACGGAAAACAACAACTCTACGATGAAATCGTTTCAGTTTTGGCAACaccaaaaacatcatttttggaGTTAGGTGAagttcaatattattttaaacaagcaCATGACAAACTGTTCCCATGTGTTCGCAGTAGTATAGAAGAAATAGTCCGGCAAAATCCGGATTATGATGTTGTAATAACTGGCCATTCACTTGGTGGAGCGATAGCTTCACTTTCTGCCGCCTCACTTATATATACAGGCATTGTACGTGAAAATAAATTGTCTTTGTACACATTTTGA